In a single window of the Zea mays cultivar B73 chromosome 5, Zm-B73-REFERENCE-NAM-5.0, whole genome shotgun sequence genome:
- the LOC100272720 gene encoding Monothiol glutaredoxin-S11, whose translation MASGGAVRDVGSPAELEAAVAGARAVAVHFWASWCEASKQMDEVFAHLAVDFPHAAFLRVEAEEQPEISEAYGVTAVPYFVFCKEGKIVDTLEGVNPASLANKVAKVAGPASVAESAVPASLGVAAGPAVLENIQKMAQQNGSSAAESTNSGSTQDALNKRLEQLVNSHPVFLFMKGTPEQPRCGFSRKVVNILKQEGVEFGSFDILTDNDVREGMKKFSNWPTFPQLYCKGELLGGCDIVIAMHDSGELKDVFEEHNIPLKPQGSKNEEAGQPESATEKGAAVAEPMGLTDAQKSRLESLINSSPVMVFIKGTPEEPKCGFSGKLVHILKQENIPFSSFDILSDDEVRQGLKVLSNWPSYPQLYIKGELVGGSDIVMEMHKSGELKKVLSEKGVIPKESLEDRLKSLVSSAPVMLFMKGTPDAPRCGFSSKVVNALKKEGVSFGSFDILSDEEVRQGLKTYSNWPTFPQLYYKSELIGGCDIVLEMEKSGELKSTLSE comes from the exons ATGGCGAGCGGCGGGGCGGTGAGGGATGTGGGCTCGCCTGCGGAGCTGGAGGCGGCGGTGGCCGGGGCGCGGGCGGTGGCCGTGCACTTCTGGGCGTCCTGGTGCGAGGCGTCCAAGCAGATGGACGAGGTCTTCGCGCACCTCGCCGTCGACTTCCCCCACGCAGCCTTCCTGCGG GTTGAAGCTGAAGAACAACCTGAAATATCAGAGGCATATGGAGTTACAGCGGTTCCATATTTTGTTTTCTGCAAG GAAGGAAAAATTGTTGATACTTTGGAGGGAGTAAACCCAGCCAGCCTGGCCAATAAGGTTGCAAAAGTAGCTGGGCCTGCTAGTGTTGCTGAGTCTGCTGTACCTGCTAGCCTTGGAGTCGCTGCTGGGCCTGCTGTACTTGAAAACATCCAAAAGATGGCACAGCAAAATGGATCCTCTGCTGCTGAAAGCACAAACTCTGGCAGTACTCAAGATGCATTGAATAAGCGATTGGAGCAGCTTGTCAATTCCCATCCTGTGTTTTTATTTATGAAGGGAACCCCAGAACAACCAAGGTGTGGTTTCAGCCGTAAAGTGGTCAACATTTTGAAGCAAGAAGGGGTCGAATTTGGGAGCTTTGACATCCTTACAGATAATGATGTTCGTGAAGGTATGAAGAAGTTCTCCAACTGGCCCACTTTTCCTCAACTGTACTGCAAAGGCGAGCTGCTTGGTGGATGTGATATTGTTATTGCTATGCATGACAGTGGTGAATTGAAGGATGTTTTTGAGGAGCACAATATTCCCCTCAAACCACAGGGTAGCAAAAATGAAGAAGCAGGTCAGCCCGAGTCTGCAACTGAGAAGGGTGCTGCAGTTGCTGAACCAATGGGGCTTACTGATGCTCAGAAATCTCGTTTGGAAAGCCTTATTAATTCCAGCCCAGTGATGGTATTCATCAAAGGTACACCAGAGGAACCAAAGTGTGGGTTCAGTGGGAAGTTGGTCCACATACTTAAGCAAGAGAATATTCCTTTCTCAAGTTTTGACATCCTTTCAGATGATGAGGTTAGACAGGGGCTGAAGGTGCTCTCAAACTGGCCCAGTTACCCTCAACTGTACATAAAAGGTGAGCTGGTTGGCGGCTCAGACATAGTGATGGAGATGCACAAGAGTGGTGAGCTGAAGAAGGTTCTGTCTGAGAAAGGGGTTATTCCAAAGGAAAGCCTGGAGGACAGATTGAAGTCCCTGGTTTCCTCTGCACCGGTGATGCTTTTCATGAAGGGCACTCCCGATGCTCCTCGCTGCGGCTTCAGTTCGAAGGTTGTGAACGCCTTGAAGAAGGAAGGGGTCAGCTTTGGGTCCTTCGACATCTTATCTGACGAGGAAGTTAGGCAAGGTTTGAAGACGTACTCCAACTGGCCTACCTTCCCCCAGCTCTACTACAAATCGGAGCTGATTGGGGGATGTGATATCGTTCTTGAGATGGAGAAGAGCGGAGAGCTGAAGTCGACCCTGTCAGAGTAG